From the genome of Nitrosomonas sp., one region includes:
- the lptF gene encoding LPS export ABC transporter permease LptF, producing the protein MKIIERYITRELAIPFIVVILILVGLFASFSSARFLAGAVTETLGLGALFKLVMLKTLIALEVLIPVALYIAIISGLGRLNKDHELNVLRSNGISGKRIVFTVLMVAIPVGIISGMLSGYVRPWAYSESYILDAQAEAELNTNRFQAGRFYGSERSGRVVYVKSKDDANKQMNNIFHYIKTPEASEIIIAEEAIQVQPATQNERPNIQLSNGYIYQLTHTASRDDTIAFEKLTYFTDSELALRYRRKAAPTRTLWESEEPWEIAELQWRLSRPISTILMALVAVTFIQTAPRQDKATKTYLLAAIVFAVYYNLSGLAKNWVEQGVVGTMPGVWWLYLTIFTLLLLYALKPGQKLFSLR; encoded by the coding sequence ATGAAAATTATTGAGCGGTATATTACCCGTGAACTGGCCATTCCCTTTATTGTCGTTATCCTGATTCTTGTGGGTTTATTCGCAAGTTTCAGCAGTGCACGCTTTTTAGCGGGCGCAGTTACTGAAACATTGGGATTGGGCGCACTGTTCAAGCTGGTCATGCTAAAAACACTCATCGCATTGGAGGTGCTGATCCCTGTAGCCCTTTATATTGCCATAATCAGCGGTCTGGGCAGATTAAATAAGGATCATGAACTCAATGTATTACGTTCTAACGGTATCAGCGGCAAACGCATCGTCTTCACTGTTTTAATGGTTGCCATACCGGTTGGCATTATCAGCGGAATGCTTTCCGGTTATGTCCGGCCATGGGCTTATTCAGAAAGCTATATTCTTGATGCGCAAGCGGAAGCCGAACTCAACACCAACCGCTTTCAGGCTGGGCGGTTTTATGGCAGTGAACGCAGCGGCAGAGTTGTTTATGTGAAGAGTAAAGATGATGCCAACAAGCAAATGAACAATATCTTTCACTATATCAAGACACCTGAGGCCAGTGAAATCATTATCGCCGAAGAAGCGATACAAGTTCAGCCCGCCACCCAAAATGAACGGCCCAATATACAGTTATCAAATGGCTATATTTATCAATTGACACATACCGCATCCCGGGATGACACGATAGCGTTTGAAAAGCTGACTTATTTTACAGACAGTGAACTCGCACTCAGATACCGGCGGAAAGCTGCGCCCACAAGAACGCTTTGGGAATCCGAGGAACCTTGGGAAATTGCCGAGCTGCAATGGCGGCTTTCGCGCCCAATTTCAACGATATTAATGGCCCTGGTCGCGGTAACATTTATTCAAACGGCGCCGCGTCAGGACAAGGCCACAAAAACATACCTGCTTGCCGCAATTGTTTTTGCGGTCTATTACAATCTGAGCGGTCTGGCCAAGAACTGGGTTGAGCAAGGGGTTGTTGGCACCATGCCGGGCGTCTGGTGGCTTTATCTCACCATATTCACCTTGTTGCTGTTATATGCGCTAAAACCTGGTCAGAAATTATTTTCCCTTCGGTAA
- a CDS encoding acylglycerol kinase family protein — MTIESKIERLRTRSGKIGLLINPLSGQVRKREKAIRQALDQIPGGIRCEASDGPGFISATDNLIQADVDLLVIIAGDGTSHAILSHLFALLPVAQWPILMIIPGGTTNMTPLDLGMQGKPEKILHRLADHLQQADAPDLVQRPVLCITQNGQNTIYGMFFAVGLVARGVKFSRSSVKQIGITGGIFTFLIMLRSLFGMILGRNQTEWAPVNMSMIKEDGEKFHGTYLFALISALDCLLLNIRPYWGRETAPLHVTWVDQHRKKLWRSVWPLLTGKGHLLKTQDGYHSHNATTLTIYLNDEYIVDGELYRSTDSDEPLRISATQPVTFLVL, encoded by the coding sequence ATGACGATCGAATCAAAAATTGAACGCCTAAGAACCCGGTCAGGTAAAATAGGGCTGTTAATAAACCCATTGAGTGGACAGGTTCGCAAGCGCGAAAAAGCAATCCGGCAAGCACTCGATCAGATCCCTGGCGGCATACGCTGTGAAGCATCGGATGGCCCGGGTTTTATTTCTGCAACAGACAACCTGATACAGGCTGATGTCGATCTGCTGGTGATTATTGCGGGCGATGGCACATCGCATGCCATACTGAGTCATCTTTTCGCATTATTGCCGGTTGCACAATGGCCCATTCTCATGATCATACCGGGCGGCACCACAAACATGACGCCGCTCGATCTGGGCATGCAGGGCAAACCGGAAAAGATTCTGCATCGCCTGGCCGACCACCTGCAGCAGGCCGATGCACCCGACCTGGTCCAGCGGCCGGTGTTATGCATTACACAAAACGGACAAAACACAATTTACGGCATGTTTTTCGCAGTGGGCCTGGTCGCGCGCGGGGTAAAATTTTCGCGCAGCAGTGTCAAACAGATCGGCATAACGGGGGGTATTTTTACATTTCTGATCATGCTGCGTTCGCTGTTCGGCATGATTCTTGGCCGCAACCAGACTGAATGGGCGCCCGTCAACATGTCGATGATCAAAGAAGATGGCGAGAAATTTCACGGCACCTATCTTTTCGCATTGATCAGCGCGCTCGACTGCCTGTTGCTAAACATCCGTCCCTACTGGGGCCGGGAAACAGCGCCACTCCATGTCACATGGGTCGATCAACACCGCAAAAAATTGTGGCGATCCGTGTGGCCGTTGCTAACCGGGAAAGGCCATTTACTTAAAACACAGGACGGCTATCATAGCCATAATGCAACTACACTCACCATTTATTTAAATGACGAGTATATTGTCGACGGTGAATTATACCGGTCGACCGATTCCGACGAACCTTTACGCATCAGCGCAACACAACCTGTTACATTTCTTGTTCTTTAA
- a CDS encoding CDP-alcohol phosphatidyltransferase family protein: MPKTTSIYILGANNTRLWGLDGRERLHRMIKAIDNVMLIENIDSLPDNAPLLILNAHYLFDARVLAALVNMHEPMVLYSHDNQHVAVRTLGHQARHLLAVLTKQRAQRPEHILSGLPHCTLDDLKIDFQQNLKKKDPPYILPVTENNRKLLEKELFSGSYKGVTDLVTKWLWPLPAFWCTHWCVRRGWQPNHVTVLSAVFALLAGVAFWYGFFAIGLIMGWFMTFLDTVDGKLARVTVTSSRFGDVLDHGLDIIHPPLWYLAWGIGLAGTLTPIANLDLLIWLMFFGYIGGRLCEGAFQLWLAPFDMFIWRKLDSFNRLITARRNPCLILLTYGWITEQPDLGLLLVVAWHLLSTAILTGRLIAGWRVWRQQGSLRSWLQDIDPARDRNQLAVKIFTRAPIDPKSLESVKT; the protein is encoded by the coding sequence ATGCCAAAGACAACATCCATCTACATTCTAGGCGCAAACAATACCAGGCTGTGGGGGCTGGATGGCCGTGAGCGGTTACACCGCATGATAAAGGCTATCGACAACGTCATGTTGATTGAAAACATCGATTCACTGCCCGATAACGCGCCGCTGTTGATATTGAATGCACATTATTTATTCGACGCCAGGGTACTGGCGGCATTAGTCAACATGCATGAACCCATGGTGTTATACAGTCATGACAACCAGCATGTTGCCGTCCGCACCCTTGGACATCAGGCGAGACATCTGCTCGCGGTGCTGACAAAACAAAGAGCCCAGAGACCGGAGCATATCCTGTCTGGACTGCCACACTGCACGCTCGACGATCTCAAAATCGATTTTCAGCAAAACCTGAAAAAGAAAGACCCGCCCTATATCCTGCCAGTTACCGAAAACAACCGCAAATTACTCGAAAAAGAATTATTCTCAGGGTCTTACAAAGGCGTTACCGACCTTGTCACAAAATGGCTGTGGCCGTTACCCGCTTTCTGGTGCACGCATTGGTGTGTGCGGCGCGGCTGGCAACCCAATCATGTCACGGTATTGAGCGCCGTTTTTGCACTGCTGGCCGGCGTTGCATTCTGGTACGGATTCTTTGCAATCGGTCTGATCATGGGCTGGTTCATGACGTTTCTGGATACCGTTGACGGCAAACTCGCGCGGGTTACTGTGACTTCAAGCCGTTTTGGCGATGTGCTTGACCATGGCCTCGATATTATCCATCCGCCACTCTGGTATCTGGCCTGGGGCATCGGGCTGGCGGGCACGCTGACGCCGATTGCCAACCTGGATTTGCTGATCTGGCTGATGTTTTTCGGGTACATTGGCGGGCGCTTATGCGAAGGCGCTTTTCAGTTGTGGCTCGCACCGTTTGACATGTTTATCTGGCGCAAACTGGATTCCTTTAACCGCCTGATCACTGCGCGGCGCAATCCCTGCCTGATCCTGTTGACTTATGGTTGGATTACAGAACAGCCCGATCTCGGCCTGTTACTGGTCGTTGCCTGGCACTTGCTGTCGACCGCGATTCTCACCGGGCGTTTAATTGCCGGATGGCGTGTCTGGCGCCAGCAAGGATCACTGCGTTCCTGGTTGCAGGATATCGATCCCGCTCGCGACCGCAATCAACTTGCAGTAAAAATATTTACACGCGCGCCGATTGATCCAAAAAGCCTCGAGTCCGTAAAAACCTAG
- a CDS encoding DUF86 domain-containing protein yields MSDTSKREWRFYLDDMIEFAEKILTYTDGLDQSDFVTSGLTYDATLRNLELIGEAASHIPDGVRSAHPEIPWRMIIATRNRLIHGYLGIDNDTLWSIIQDDIPELLPMLKALKRKAQT; encoded by the coding sequence ATGTCTGATACCAGCAAACGTGAATGGCGTTTCTATCTTGATGATATGATCGAGTTTGCCGAAAAAATACTCACTTATACAGATGGACTTGATCAGAGCGATTTTGTAACAAGTGGATTAACTTATGATGCCACTCTACGCAACCTCGAGCTCATTGGTGAAGCCGCCTCTCACATACCGGATGGTGTCCGTTCAGCTCATCCAGAAATTCCATGGCGAATGATCATTGCTACGCGTAACCGACTCATTCACGGATATCTCGGTATCGACAATGACACACTTTGGAGCATTATTCAGGATGATATCCCAGAATTGCTGCCAATGTTAAAAGCACTGAAAAGGAAAGCGCAAACATGA
- a CDS encoding nucleotidyltransferase family protein — MNKQRVIELLTRSKPELQARFGVVRLALFGSTARDEATNVSDIDILVAFDGPATSKRYFGVQFYLEDLFNCPVDLVTEKALRPELRPYIEQEQINV; from the coding sequence ATGAATAAGCAACGCGTCATTGAATTGCTAACCCGTAGCAAACCGGAATTACAAGCACGTTTTGGTGTGGTCAGGCTCGCGCTATTCGGTTCTACAGCGCGTGATGAGGCAACCAATGTCAGCGATATCGATATACTGGTAGCGTTTGACGGGCCCGCTACTTCCAAACGCTATTTTGGCGTGCAATTTTATCTGGAGGATCTTTTCAACTGTCCGGTAGACTTGGTGACTGAAAAGGCACTTCGTCCTGAACTACGTCCTTACATTGAACAAGAACAGATCAATGTCTGA
- a CDS encoding CIA30 family protein — MNFQLSNVLFILKVSIGLSLYISTWNITLAKDLIIDDRTTSNFSSNLGTQWRMVTDQVMGGVSNGQLTLDSSKGRNCLRMRGDVSTDNNGGFVQMALDLTNDGAFDASSYTGVEIIVSGNDEHYNVHFRTTDLWLPWQSYRYSFKAVSDWKAIRISFEDIKAYRTTTKFHKDKLKRIGLVATGKEFKADLCVASIKFYAPY, encoded by the coding sequence ATGAATTTTCAATTATCGAATGTCCTTTTTATACTTAAAGTTTCGATCGGTTTATCATTATATATTTCGACTTGGAATATCACTTTGGCAAAAGATTTAATTATTGATGATCGAACCACCAGCAACTTTAGTTCTAACCTTGGCACACAGTGGCGAATGGTTACCGATCAAGTTATGGGAGGCGTCTCCAATGGTCAGCTAACACTGGATAGCTCCAAAGGAAGAAACTGTTTACGCATGCGTGGTGATGTTTCTACCGACAATAATGGCGGTTTTGTCCAAATGGCACTGGATTTAACTAATGATGGGGCATTTGATGCTTCATCTTATACCGGTGTTGAAATTATCGTTTCCGGTAACGATGAACATTATAATGTTCACTTTCGCACGACTGATCTTTGGCTGCCATGGCAATCGTATCGATACAGCTTTAAAGCCGTATCTGACTGGAAAGCAATCCGTATTTCCTTTGAGGATATTAAAGCCTATAGGACAACGACAAAATTCCATAAAGATAAACTCAAACGTATAGGCCTTGTAGCTACCGGCAAGGAATTCAAAGCTGACTTGTGTGTGGCATCGATTAAATTCTATGCTCCATATTAA
- the lptG gene encoding LPS export ABC transporter permease LptG has protein sequence MLIFRYISIQVLIGLVIATAVLLPLFSFFDLLDQLDDVGKGTYRTIDAFLYTSSLLPRRFIQIAPFIALLGTVAALGTLAVNSELIAMRAAGISPLQISLAPVAVGIALILLIAGLEQFVAPQLQQKAISNRAVALNQTAELGKGLGIWTRNEQNILRIGYMLHAKRASDIEILHLDQSGFLLAHIHAQFADIRSNDAWILTNVVIRKFTENDIELKRAKTLSWNSFLNPEDIATLTKPPESLSPVELVRHVDFLRSTGQDADSYALALWRKAGSALLTIAMLMLSIPFIFGSIRSGLANKLVLAALIGVAVYLLDQIFANAGLLLRLEPAFVALAPSLVLILLAILWLRRIF, from the coding sequence ATGCTTATTTTTCGTTACATTTCAATTCAGGTGCTGATTGGCTTAGTGATCGCCACAGCTGTTTTATTGCCTTTGTTCAGCTTCTTTGACCTGTTGGATCAACTGGATGATGTCGGCAAAGGAACCTATCGGACGATTGACGCTTTTTTATATACTTCATCATTGTTACCGCGCCGTTTTATCCAAATTGCACCTTTTATTGCCTTACTGGGCACCGTTGCCGCGCTTGGAACCTTGGCAGTAAATTCCGAGTTGATCGCGATGCGTGCCGCCGGAATCTCTCCATTACAAATCAGTTTAGCGCCGGTCGCAGTTGGCATTGCACTCATTCTATTGATTGCGGGACTTGAACAGTTTGTCGCGCCACAACTGCAACAAAAAGCCATTTCAAACCGGGCTGTCGCTTTGAATCAAACGGCTGAATTGGGCAAAGGACTCGGTATCTGGACGCGCAACGAGCAAAACATCCTGCGAATTGGATACATGCTGCACGCCAAAAGAGCATCAGATATTGAAATTTTACATCTTGATCAATCAGGCTTCTTGTTGGCACATATACACGCGCAATTCGCCGATATTCGCAGTAACGATGCATGGATCTTGACGAATGTGGTCATACGAAAGTTCACCGAAAATGATATCGAGTTAAAGCGCGCTAAAACGCTGAGCTGGAATTCCTTCTTGAATCCTGAAGACATCGCAACGCTTACAAAACCGCCAGAGAGTCTTTCGCCAGTGGAACTCGTTCGCCATGTGGATTTTCTGCGCAGCACCGGACAGGATGCCGATTCCTATGCACTTGCCTTATGGCGCAAAGCAGGCAGCGCACTGCTCACTATTGCAATGTTAATGCTTTCAATTCCGTTTATTTTTGGATCGATTCGCTCGGGCCTGGCCAATAAACTGGTACTGGCCGCCCTGATAGGCGTTGCAGTGTATTTGCTTGATCAGATTTTTGCCAATGCGGGCTTATTATTACGCCTGGAACCCGCCTTCGTAGCGCTCGCGCCCAGTTTAGTACTTATTCTGTTGGCTATACTTTGGTTACGAAGAATTTTTTAA
- the istA gene encoding IS21 family transposase, with translation MYSVELYVKIRRAVMVEGKSEREVARYFGIHRETVKKMCQYAVPPGYRRKSSPASPKLAAFTGIIDAILEADKTVHPKQRHTATRILERLRDEHGFTGGYTIVRNYVYKAKIQQKEMFMPLVHLPGHAQVDFGEADGYIGGKLVRFHYFCLDLPHSDGCFVKAYPTEDTESFLDGHVAAFAFLGGVPQSILYDNTRLAVAKILGDGKRKRTKAFSELQSHYLFEDKFGRPGRGNDKGNVEGMVGFNRRHFMVPLPIADNFDALNTRLLDGCIKRQQAKLRGQTETIAERMKRDAAALMALPAAEFDACHKISTRVSSLSLVRYRTNDYSVPTQYGHREVLVKGYVDHVDICLGADTIARHQRSYGREEFIYNPLHYLALLEQKPRALDQAAPLQDWVLPEVFDRLRRLLEARLERRGRKEYIQVLRLLENFSQAQVEHAIKKAIDLGSIGFDAIKHLILCAIEQRPAKLDLTCYPYLPNANVLPTEPRTYLSLLQISEATQKPVMESHYE, from the coding sequence ATGTATTCAGTGGAACTATATGTAAAAATACGACGGGCGGTGATGGTTGAAGGCAAAAGCGAGCGAGAAGTCGCGCGTTATTTTGGTATTCACCGCGAGACTGTTAAGAAGATGTGTCAATATGCGGTACCGCCAGGTTACCGGCGCAAGAGTTCTCCTGCTTCACCAAAGCTAGCCGCTTTCACTGGCATTATAGATGCCATTCTTGAAGCTGATAAAACAGTTCATCCCAAACAACGTCATACGGCAACCCGGATATTGGAGCGATTGCGCGATGAACATGGATTCACTGGCGGCTATACCATTGTGCGTAATTATGTTTATAAAGCCAAGATTCAGCAGAAGGAGATGTTTATGCCGCTGGTCCATTTACCTGGCCACGCTCAGGTAGACTTTGGCGAAGCTGACGGTTATATTGGTGGCAAGCTGGTACGGTTTCATTATTTCTGTCTTGATCTGCCACATTCGGACGGCTGCTTTGTCAAAGCCTATCCGACGGAAGATACCGAATCCTTTCTGGATGGGCATGTTGCTGCATTTGCGTTTTTAGGTGGTGTGCCGCAATCTATTTTATATGACAATACCAGGCTCGCCGTCGCTAAAATACTGGGTGATGGCAAGCGTAAGCGGACTAAAGCATTCAGTGAACTGCAAAGTCATTATCTGTTTGAAGACAAATTTGGACGTCCAGGGCGGGGTAATGATAAAGGCAATGTTGAAGGCATGGTTGGTTTCAATCGTCGCCATTTCATGGTGCCGTTGCCGATAGCTGATAATTTTGATGCCTTGAACACCAGGTTGCTGGACGGTTGTATCAAACGCCAACAAGCTAAGCTACGTGGGCAAACTGAAACCATTGCTGAGCGTATGAAGCGTGATGCTGCTGCACTCATGGCATTGCCTGCAGCTGAGTTTGATGCATGCCACAAGATTTCGACTCGTGTATCTTCTCTGTCTCTGGTGCGCTATCGAACCAACGACTACTCGGTACCCACTCAGTACGGTCATCGGGAAGTGCTGGTCAAAGGTTACGTTGATCATGTTGATATTTGTCTGGGTGCGGACACCATTGCACGACATCAACGCAGCTATGGCCGGGAAGAATTCATCTATAACCCGCTGCATTATTTGGCATTGCTGGAACAAAAGCCGCGCGCATTGGATCAGGCGGCGCCCCTCCAGGATTGGGTGCTGCCCGAAGTATTTGATCGTTTGCGCCGATTGCTTGAAGCGCGGTTGGAACGGCGTGGTCGCAAGGAATATATCCAGGTTTTGCGGCTACTGGAGAATTTTAGCCAAGCGCAAGTTGAACATGCGATAAAAAAAGCGATTGATTTGGGTTCAATTGGATTTGACGCGATCAAGCATCTGATTCTGTGTGCAATTGAACAACGGCCAGCGAAACTCGATCTGACGTGTTACCCCTATCTACCCAATGCCAATGTACTACCCACCGAACCTAGGACGTACTTAAGCCTGTTGCAAATATCCGAAGCAACTCAAAAACCTGTAATGGAGAGTCATTATGAATGA
- the istB gene encoding IS21-like element helper ATPase IstB, with the protein MNETSISTTVTPQVLLENHFKALKLSTFAREYEKVAIECANEGVDYARYLLRLCELERIDRERRNTERRIRMAKFPVIKSLDTFDFTAIPELNKSLVLELMRCEWIDKRENVIALGPSGVGKTHTALALGLAACQKGLSVVFKTAAALVHELMEARDEKRLRLLQKQLANTKLLIIDELGYVPFTAVGAELLFEVFSRRYEHGATLVTSNLPFDEWTSVLGSERLTGALLDRLTHHVHILEMNGESYRLAASKKRQKQSMNSTLIGKENTKKNNE; encoded by the coding sequence ATGAATGAAACATCGATTTCCACGACAGTTACACCACAGGTTTTGCTGGAGAATCATTTCAAGGCATTGAAGCTTTCGACCTTTGCTCGTGAATATGAGAAGGTTGCAATCGAATGCGCAAATGAAGGTGTTGATTACGCGCGTTACTTATTACGGTTATGTGAGCTTGAGCGTATCGACCGTGAGCGACGCAATACTGAGCGGCGTATACGTATGGCAAAATTCCCGGTGATTAAAAGCCTGGATACCTTCGATTTCACTGCAATTCCAGAATTGAATAAATCGTTGGTATTAGAGCTGATGCGCTGCGAATGGATTGACAAGCGTGAAAATGTCATTGCATTGGGGCCTTCGGGCGTTGGCAAAACGCATACAGCGTTAGCTTTAGGGCTGGCCGCTTGTCAGAAAGGTTTGAGCGTTGTCTTTAAGACGGCCGCAGCTTTGGTACATGAATTGATGGAAGCGCGTGATGAGAAACGGTTGCGTCTATTGCAAAAACAGCTGGCTAACACCAAATTGTTGATCATCGACGAACTGGGTTATGTGCCATTTACTGCAGTAGGCGCAGAGCTCTTGTTTGAAGTGTTTAGTCGCCGTTACGAACATGGCGCCACCCTGGTCACATCGAATTTACCGTTTGACGAATGGACAAGTGTTCTGGGGTCAGAACGATTGACCGGCGCACTGCTGGATCGTTTGACCCACCATGTCCATATCCTGGAAATGAATGGTGAATCGTATCGCCTGGCTGCAAGTAAGAAGCGACAAAAACAATCAATGAATTCCACACTTATAGGAAAGGAGAACACCAAAAAAAATAATGAGTAG
- a CDS encoding DUF3422 domain-containing protein, producing MNTISEITLPHMLPPDDQQRTVLHNHVHARPSQRIRLPALVVYVAVLNDNVTLEQECEHLRRLPDQETLIIDHLQNNFLRLRLQGYTLRWERHTEFTRYSLVQNLPENAQLGATDPELLSSLSLPKGWLAAIPGRTFAAIKLVMMHGDLSQPDEALTLARNWFGERPVVASLIGRNSHSLAATDFVLRDSGFERMLVVEPTETSESRTGRVAQRLLEIETYRLMALRGLPVAKQLAPELSNAEQQLANITALLENKAVSEQELLDRLVSLAGHIERATVEHMYRFAATRAYDKLVTQRIAELREVAIPGTQTMGEFMRRRLSPAMATVEATAQRLVSLSERISRTSDLLRTRVDIITEAQNQELLARLTRGQELQLRLQSTVEGLSIAAISYYVVSLVVYLAKAGKAAGLPIHPEIIAGAMIPIVLWVVWYITRRIHDKFLKLN from the coding sequence ATGAATACAATTTCTGAAATTACGTTGCCCCACATGTTGCCTCCGGACGATCAGCAACGTACTGTGTTACATAATCATGTGCACGCTCGGCCGAGTCAGCGCATCCGTTTACCTGCGCTAGTAGTTTACGTGGCAGTACTTAATGATAATGTCACGCTTGAACAAGAGTGTGAACACCTGCGCCGGCTTCCTGACCAAGAAACGCTTATTATTGACCACTTGCAGAACAACTTTCTGCGCCTGAGGTTGCAGGGTTATACCTTGAGGTGGGAGCGCCATACAGAGTTTACACGCTATTCACTTGTTCAGAATTTGCCTGAGAACGCACAGCTAGGAGCCACAGATCCTGAATTACTTTCATCCTTGTCCTTGCCGAAAGGCTGGTTGGCGGCCATTCCTGGTCGAACCTTTGCCGCAATTAAATTGGTTATGATGCATGGCGACTTGAGTCAACCTGATGAGGCGCTGACGCTAGCACGTAACTGGTTTGGTGAACGCCCTGTGGTGGCTTCGCTTATCGGAAGAAATAGTCACTCACTCGCGGCGACTGATTTCGTGCTGCGTGACAGCGGCTTTGAGCGCATGCTGGTGGTTGAACCGACGGAGACATCCGAGTCACGGACCGGACGTGTTGCCCAGCGCCTGCTCGAAATTGAAACTTATCGGCTGATGGCACTGCGGGGCTTGCCCGTAGCGAAACAGCTTGCTCCAGAGCTGAGTAATGCTGAACAGCAATTGGCAAATATCACTGCACTCCTGGAAAACAAGGCAGTCTCTGAACAAGAATTGCTAGACAGGTTGGTTTCGCTGGCCGGACATATTGAGCGCGCCACAGTTGAGCATATGTATCGCTTTGCGGCTACACGCGCCTATGACAAACTGGTGACGCAACGCATCGCCGAACTAAGGGAAGTAGCCATACCGGGTACACAAACGATGGGCGAGTTTATGCGTCGTCGTCTTTCACCGGCTATGGCAACAGTTGAAGCGACTGCACAGCGTTTGGTTTCGCTCTCTGAGCGAATTTCACGAACCAGTGACCTGCTTCGCACGCGAGTCGATATCATCACTGAAGCACAAAATCAAGAGTTACTCGCAAGGCTTACGCGTGGACAGGAATTGCAGCTAAGACTACAAAGTACAGTAGAAGGTCTATCGATTGCAGCTATCTCATATTACGTGGTCAGCCTGGTGGTGTATTTGGCTAAAGCAGGAAAGGCTGCTGGTTTACCGATTCATCCTGAGATAATTGCCGGAGCAATGATTCCAATTGTACTGTGGGTTGTGTGGTACATAACGCGTCGCATACATGATAAATTTCTAAAACTGAATTAA
- a CDS encoding DUF2959 domain-containing protein, whose product MNPKTFLPALALFLLLGGCSTMYYEGLEKIGIPKRDVMVYRVEQARDTQEETKEQFKSALEQFTAATNFHGGDLEAIYTKLNDEYEASVSKAEEVRGRIEDIEDVSQALFEEWEQEIAQYSNANLKRSSQNKLGTTKTHYRQLIASMKNAEAKIEPILSVFRDQVMFLKHNLNAQAIASLKSELGNIESDVSALIASMEKSINEANAFINTMENK is encoded by the coding sequence ATGAATCCAAAAACTTTTTTACCTGCACTGGCACTTTTTCTACTGCTTGGCGGCTGTTCGACCATGTATTACGAAGGTCTGGAAAAAATCGGCATACCCAAAAGAGATGTTATGGTCTATCGCGTGGAACAAGCACGTGACACGCAGGAAGAAACCAAAGAACAATTCAAGTCGGCCCTGGAGCAATTCACCGCCGCAACCAATTTCCATGGCGGAGACCTGGAAGCGATTTATACCAAGCTGAATGATGAATACGAAGCCAGTGTCAGCAAGGCCGAAGAAGTCAGAGGCCGTATTGAAGACATCGAAGATGTCTCTCAGGCGCTATTTGAAGAATGGGAGCAGGAAATTGCCCAGTACAGCAACGCCAATCTGAAACGCAGCAGCCAGAATAAACTGGGCACGACCAAAACACATTACCGCCAGTTAATCGCTTCCATGAAAAATGCCGAAGCCAAAATCGAACCGATACTCAGCGTTTTCCGAGACCAGGTGATGTTTCTCAAACACAACCTGAATGCCCAAGCGATCGCTTCGCTAAAAAGCGAGCTCGGCAATATTGAGTCGGATGTCTCCGCATTGATAGCTTCCATGGAAAAATCAATCAATGAAGCCAATGCATTCATCAATACCATGGAAAACAAATAA